One window of Chamaesiphon minutus PCC 6605 genomic DNA carries:
- a CDS encoding FHA domain-containing serine/threonine-protein kinase encodes MKNIQISLWDEQRTLILQQWQFTPPAPIEIGRSPERQVVIDRPSISRLHATISYTSLRQGGGYWEISNHSPNGTFVNQIAIVQGKGSTLITNDARIELSKGGTLLTVELDVAPLQVRVPAAPVKCEHSDNPPNTLFCIHCGEPITVIRQIKQYQVLKTLGQGGMGTTYLAWDKAKLLVLKEMNADMAVIPKAQELFEREAKILQSLHHPGIPEYYDFFVADGRKYLAMELIHGQDLDLYVMERGKVNIAQAIDWMIQLCEILGYIHQQQPPLIHRDVKPANILVRTIDRRIFLLDFGAVKEIGTLGGTKIGAPDYMAPEQNNGKPVTQSDLFAIGPTLIFLLTGRNPADFIQILPDGYRFDLSNVPLVSPQMQATIDKVTQRRPIDRYQTAAELAQDLRKLARPLN; translated from the coding sequence ATGAAAAATATTCAAATTTCGTTGTGGGACGAGCAGAGGACTCTGATCTTACAGCAGTGGCAATTTACTCCCCCAGCACCAATTGAGATCGGCAGATCTCCCGAACGCCAAGTCGTCATCGATCGACCCTCAATTTCGCGGCTCCATGCCACGATTTCGTATACGAGTTTGCGTCAAGGTGGCGGCTATTGGGAAATTAGCAATCACAGCCCCAATGGTACTTTTGTCAACCAGATCGCCATCGTCCAGGGCAAAGGTTCGACTCTAATTACTAATGATGCTCGCATCGAACTATCCAAAGGCGGGACATTATTAACTGTCGAACTCGATGTCGCGCCGCTACAAGTTCGTGTACCAGCGGCTCCAGTCAAGTGCGAACACTCAGACAACCCCCCCAATACCTTATTTTGTATCCATTGCGGTGAGCCAATTACGGTCATTCGCCAGATTAAGCAGTATCAAGTCCTCAAAACCTTGGGACAAGGCGGCATGGGGACCACTTATTTAGCTTGGGATAAGGCTAAATTGTTGGTACTCAAAGAAATGAATGCCGATATGGCGGTAATTCCCAAAGCGCAAGAATTGTTCGAGCGCGAAGCCAAAATCCTCCAAAGCCTGCACCATCCTGGCATTCCCGAATATTACGACTTCTTCGTCGCTGACGGGCGCAAATATTTAGCGATGGAACTGATTCACGGCCAAGATTTAGACTTGTATGTGATGGAGCGTGGCAAAGTAAATATCGCCCAAGCGATCGACTGGATGATTCAACTATGCGAGATCTTGGGCTATATCCATCAGCAACAACCGCCACTGATCCATCGCGATGTCAAACCTGCCAATATCTTGGTGCGGACGATCGATCGCCGGATCTTTTTGCTCGATTTTGGTGCCGTGAAAGAGATCGGCACTCTCGGCGGCACAAAAATTGGCGCGCCAGATTATATGGCACCAGAGCAAAATAACGGCAAACCTGTTACCCAGTCAGATTTATTCGCGATCGGGCCGACCCTAATTTTCTTACTTACCGGACGCAATCCGGCTGATTTTATCCAAATTTTACCCGATGGCTATCGGTTCGATCTCTCCAACGTACCCCTGGTGTCGCCCCAAATGCAAGCAACCATCGATAAAGTCACCCAACGTCGCCCGATCGATCGTTACCAAACTGCCGCAGAATTAGCTCAAGATTTGCGCAAACTAGCTCGTCCATTGAATTAG